The following proteins come from a genomic window of Malus sylvestris chromosome 4, drMalSylv7.2, whole genome shotgun sequence:
- the LOC126618188 gene encoding wall-associated receptor kinase-like 20, whose protein sequence is MSLSSKLRRPSHLALAPAVRAVGSAPTLHHGMSTVPTFSPQFIRRSFVPVHRFSTAADPAGNHSMIKFFESQMNCLLKSKAYGGVKSVTIPFISFFLGDLDEKLKNALHKYLEDRKTEDTRKKREEILYFKNSGKSGKIFFAHKEIARATNFFFKDNIIGSGGFSQVNHRSLVRLIGRCIELDQQPILVYEYVPNGTLSDIFTVVTAENGLQLVGVIGSELLTKQLKALLIFHSSAVQPIYHGDVKSSNILLDENFEPKLSDLGISKLVEDRNQYSGDSRLSRP, encoded by the exons ATGTCTCTCTCCTCGAAGCTCCGCAGGCCGTCCCACTTAGCCCTAGCCCCTGCCGTCCGAGCCGTTGGATCAGCACCCACCCTTCACCACGGGATGTCCACCGTCCCTACTTTCAGCCCGCAGTTCATCCGGAGAAGCTTTGTTCCAGTTCATCGATTCTCCACCGCCGCTGATCCAGCCGGCAATCACAGTATGATCAAATTCTTTGAGTCCCAGATGAA TTGTCTTTTAAAATCCAAAGCCTACGGCGGAGTTAAATCGGTGACCATacctttcatttcttttttcctCGGTGACTTGGATGAGAAGTTGAAGAATGCTTTACATAAGTATCTCGAGGATCGAAAGACCGAGGACACCAGGAAGAAGCGTGAGGAGATTTTGTATTTCAAAAACAGTGGCAAGTCAGGAAAAATCTTCTTCGCCCACAAAGAGATAGCACGAGCAACCAACTTCTTTTTCAAAGACAACATAATCGGCTCCGGTGGCTTTTCTCAG GTGAACCACAGGAGCCTGGTGAGACTCATTGGCCGCTGTATCGAGCTTGATCAGCAACCTATCCTCGTATATGAGTACGTTCCAAATGGAACTCTTTCTGATATCTTCACTGTCGTCACAGCGGAAAATGGGCTCCAATTGGTTGGCGTCATAGGCTCCGAATTGCTCACCAAACAGCTGAAGGCCTTGCTTATCTTTCACTCTTCTGCAGTGCAGCCCATTTACCACGGTGACGTGAAATCCAGCAACATATTGCTGGATGAAAATTTTGAGCCAAAACTTTCAGACTTGGGGATCTCGAAGCTGGTTGAGGACAGAAACCAGTACTCAGGGGACTCCCGGTTATCTAGACCCTGA
- the LOC126618549 gene encoding CASP-like protein 5B2: MKELLGRPGSVSGLLLRVSQFSCAGIAIAVMVTTDRFAEFTCFCYLVSSMALQVLWSLGLACLDIYALSKKRDLQNKLLVRLFVVGDWVTATLSLAAASSSSGIAILFVRDFHFCTGRWGLPCGSYMLAVSFAFVTWILTSISSHVMFWILSALV, encoded by the exons ATGAAGGAGCTGCTCGGGAGACCTGGGTCTGTGAGCGGGTTGCTGCTGAGGGTATCGCAATTTTCATGTGCTGGTATCGCCATCGCCGTCATGGTCACCACCGACCGCTTCGCTGAATTCACCTGTTTCtg CTATTTGGTTTCGTCGATGGCACTTCAAGTGCTATGGAGCTTGGGGCTTGCTTGTCTTGATATTTATGCTTTGAGCAAAAAGAGAGACCTTCAAAATAAATTACTAGTGAGGCTATTTGTTGTCGGTGATTGG GTAACGGCTACTTTATCACTGGCTGCTGCAAGCTCTTCATCAGGGATTGCAATTCTGTTTGTAAGAGACTTTCATTTCTGCACAGGTAGATGGGGTTTACCATGTGGTAGCTACATGCTTGCAGTTTCCTTTGCTTTTGTCACCTGGATCCTTACTTCCATATCCTCTCACGTGATGTTTTGGATCCTATCGGCATTAGTTTAG